The following coding sequences lie in one Rhodothermales bacterium genomic window:
- a CDS encoding NAD(P)H-dependent glycerol-3-phosphate dehydrogenase: MVAVIGAGSWGTALAISLAAAGHAVRIWARRPELAEEMTDTRRNRFYLRDARLPDSIVVSADAERVVAGADVWVFAVPSQSQRSVAARFAPWAGDVREVVSVAKGIENDTLLLSTQVLEQALPDVPPDRIGVLYGPSHAEEVAQGLPAAVVASAASLETARAIQRLFMTRSLRVYVNTDVIGVQIAGSAKNVMAIAAGISDGVGYGDNAKAALVTRGIAEMRRLGQAMGAAMSTFSGLAGIGDLVVTCMSGLSRNRYVGEQIGEGRGLKDIEADMQMVAEGVRTTESVVALARRHGIEMPICESVHAILFEGKKPQEAVNALMTRSAKHEEWLGLDDESAMEPDA; encoded by the coding sequence GTGGTGGCCGTCATCGGCGCCGGCAGCTGGGGAACGGCGCTGGCGATCAGTCTGGCCGCCGCCGGCCATGCCGTGCGGATCTGGGCGCGCCGGCCCGAACTGGCGGAAGAGATGACGGATACGCGGCGGAATCGGTTTTACCTCCGGGATGCGCGCCTCCCCGACTCGATCGTGGTCTCGGCGGATGCCGAACGGGTGGTCGCCGGCGCTGACGTCTGGGTTTTCGCCGTCCCGTCGCAGTCGCAGCGCAGCGTCGCCGCGCGCTTCGCGCCGTGGGCCGGCGACGTGCGGGAGGTGGTCTCGGTGGCCAAGGGCATCGAGAACGATACGCTCCTGCTCTCGACGCAGGTGCTCGAACAGGCCCTGCCCGATGTGCCTCCCGATCGCATCGGCGTGCTGTACGGCCCGAGCCACGCTGAGGAAGTAGCCCAGGGGTTGCCGGCGGCGGTCGTGGCCTCGGCCGCCTCGCTGGAGACGGCGCGTGCCATCCAGCGGCTGTTCATGACGCGAAGCCTCCGCGTGTACGTCAATACCGATGTGATCGGCGTGCAAATCGCCGGCTCGGCCAAAAACGTGATGGCGATCGCGGCCGGCATCAGCGACGGCGTGGGCTATGGAGACAACGCCAAGGCCGCGCTCGTGACGCGCGGGATCGCCGAGATGCGGCGTCTCGGGCAGGCGATGGGCGCCGCGATGAGCACCTTTTCCGGCCTCGCCGGCATCGGCGACCTCGTGGTTACGTGCATGAGCGGACTGAGCCGAAACCGGTATGTCGGCGAGCAGATCGGCGAGGGCCGCGGGCTGAAGGACATCGAGGCCGACATGCAGATGGTGGCCGAAGGGGTCCGCACGACGGAGTCCGTGGTGGCGCTCGCCCGCCGGCACGGCATCGAGATGCCCATCTGCGAGTCGGTGCACGCGATCCTGTTCGAGGGCAAAAAACCGCAGGAAGCCGTGAACGCGTTGATGACGCGCTCCGCCAAACACGAGGAGTGGCTGGGGCTGGATGACGAGAGCGCGATGGAGCCGGACGCATAG
- a CDS encoding ATP-binding protein, with protein sequence MTIDELGRLVALGESATLEFKTRVPRPERIAKEVIAFANTHGGRLLLGVDDDGSLRGVRDSEEEEFALREALEEYCAPAVAYSIERISLNKKRNVILVSIPQSELRPHYLIDPAQPDVKTAYVRIEDMSVEASKESVRLMRAKNNGENVMFEFGDKEKVLMRYLENYGRITVAQFANLVNIPKKRASQTLVLMARANVLRLHAHPESDYFTLAYNLNG encoded by the coding sequence ATGACGATAGACGAACTGGGCCGGCTGGTCGCCCTCGGCGAGAGCGCCACCCTGGAATTCAAAACGCGCGTGCCCCGGCCCGAGCGCATCGCGAAGGAAGTCATCGCCTTTGCCAATACGCACGGCGGGCGCCTGTTGCTGGGGGTCGATGACGACGGATCGCTGCGCGGCGTGCGCGACTCCGAGGAGGAGGAGTTTGCCCTCCGGGAGGCGTTGGAGGAATACTGCGCGCCGGCGGTGGCCTACTCGATCGAACGCATCTCGCTCAACAAGAAGCGGAACGTCATCCTCGTCAGCATCCCCCAGAGCGAGCTGCGCCCGCATTACCTCATCGATCCGGCCCAGCCCGACGTCAAGACGGCCTACGTCCGGATCGAAGACATGAGCGTCGAGGCGAGCAAGGAAAGCGTGCGGCTCATGCGGGCAAAAAATAACGGCGAAAACGTGATGTTCGAATTTGGCGACAAGGAAAAGGTGCTCATGCGCTATCTTGAGAACTACGGCCGGATCACCGTCGCCCAGTTCGCCAATCTCGTCAACATCCCGAAGAAACGCGCCTCGCAGACGCTCGTGCTCATGGCCCGCGCCAACGTGCTGCGCCTGCACGCGCATCCCGAGAGCGATTATTTCACACTGGCCTACAACCTCAACGGATAG
- the plsY gene encoding glycerol-3-phosphate 1-O-acyltransferase PlsY, producing MVSLVLILGLSYLAGSIPGSLWVGQWIYGVDLRAHGSGNPGATNAFRVLGWKAGLLATLVDMGKGVLAAGLIAGLRIGALPDFLADHALFLRLGAGLAAVIGHMYPVFAGFKGGKGVNTAAGILLAITPWNFVIVLATFAFVLWRTKYVSLSSMTGAAAYPVSLLVMRYGLGWTEIGTPLIVFGAVLALGVLAHTSNIKRLLKGTENKIRWV from the coding sequence ATGGTATCCCTCGTTCTTATCCTTGGGCTCAGTTACCTCGCCGGCTCGATACCGGGCAGCCTCTGGGTCGGCCAATGGATCTATGGCGTCGACCTGCGCGCGCACGGCAGCGGGAATCCCGGTGCGACGAACGCGTTTCGCGTGCTCGGCTGGAAGGCGGGTCTGCTTGCCACCCTCGTCGACATGGGCAAGGGCGTACTCGCCGCCGGCCTGATCGCGGGGCTCCGGATCGGGGCCCTGCCGGATTTCCTGGCCGACCACGCGTTGTTTCTCCGGCTCGGAGCCGGCCTGGCGGCCGTGATCGGGCACATGTATCCCGTGTTCGCCGGCTTCAAGGGCGGCAAGGGCGTCAACACGGCGGCCGGCATCCTGCTCGCGATCACCCCGTGGAATTTTGTCATCGTCCTCGCCACCTTCGCCTTCGTCCTGTGGCGGACGAAATACGTGTCGCTCTCGTCGATGACGGGCGCCGCCGCGTACCCCGTCTCGCTGCTCGTCATGCGGTATGGGCTGGGATGGACCGAAATCGGCACGCCGCTGATCGTTTTTGGGGCCGTGCTGGCGCTGGGCGTGCTGGCGCATACGTCCAACATAAAACGGTTGCTCAAGGGGACCGAAAACAAGATACGCTGGGTTTAG